The following coding sequences are from one Treponema parvum window:
- a CDS encoding UMP kinase, with amino-acid sequence MAVTKILSVGGSIVAPEKPDVEFIRRFIQMIRTWLEEENDRRLILVVGGGGPARAYQKAYSEIISDSFSGKNSDNSEKGKTGENDPKSNECSGEADWIGIMATRLNAQLLKACLGHLCAQEVVYDPLSINEFKGRVLVAAGWKPGFSTDNDAVLLAERFNADTVINLSNIEKVYTDDPKTNPDARPIDLITWKDFCKMVGDEWSPGKNTPFDPIASKKAQSLGLTVICASGKNIENTKKILDGKAFIGTRIKG; translated from the coding sequence ATGGCCGTAACAAAGATATTGTCGGTAGGAGGCTCCATAGTAGCTCCTGAAAAACCGGACGTGGAATTTATAAGACGCTTTATCCAAATGATAAGGACATGGCTCGAAGAAGAAAATGATCGCCGCCTGATCTTGGTTGTAGGAGGCGGAGGCCCGGCGAGAGCTTATCAGAAAGCCTATTCGGAAATAATTTCCGACTCTTTCAGCGGCAAAAATTCCGACAATTCCGAAAAAGGTAAGACGGGCGAAAACGATCCGAAGAGTAACGAGTGCAGCGGCGAAGCCGACTGGATCGGTATTATGGCTACCCGCCTTAACGCCCAGCTTCTAAAAGCCTGTTTAGGGCATCTTTGCGCTCAGGAAGTGGTATACGATCCTTTATCGATAAACGAATTTAAAGGACGCGTCCTAGTAGCGGCAGGCTGGAAGCCCGGTTTTTCAACGGACAACGACGCAGTTTTACTTGCGGAGCGTTTTAATGCGGATACGGTCATAAATCTTTCAAATATAGAAAAAGTCTATACGGACGATCCTAAAACAAATCCCGACGCACGCCCCATAGACCTTATAACGTGGAAAGACTTTTGCAAAATGGTGGGAGATGAGTGGAGTCCCGGTAAAAACACGCCTTTTGACCCGATTGCAAGCAAAAAAGCGCAATCTTTGGGACTGACCGTGATATGCGCCTCCGGCAAAAATATTGAAAACACTAAAAAAATCCTTGACGGTAAAGCATTCATAGGAACACGGATCAAAGGATAA
- the uvrB gene encoding excinuclease ABC subunit UvrB, whose product MRKFRVEAPYEPSGDQPQAIQKLAEGFLRGERYQTLKGVTGSGKTFTMAKIIEKVQRPTLIISHNKTLSAQLYREFKGFFPDNAVEYFVSYYDYYQPEAYVPARDLYIEKDAAINDEIDRLRLSATYSLMERRDVIVVATVSCIYGLGMPDLYKEMRIHIEKGQTLDIHNFARELISLQYSRNDAVLERGNFRIRGDVIEVYPAYMETDEAYRIELDWEQVAKISRFNAISGQTRENLDETVFYPAKHFVVPHEMLLKATERIREEMEESVERFKIQGKLLEAERLKTRTTYDIEMMKEMGYCPGIENYSAPIADRKKGQPPATLLHYFPDDFLCIIDEAHVSVPQLGAMYEGDRSRKQNLIDFGFRLPSALDNRPLKFEEFSKKLNQVIYVTATPRKQEIEQSSQVVQQLIRPTGLLDPEIDVRPSEGQMEDIYREIKLRIAKKERSLVLTLTKKMAEDLTDYLTGLGLKVKYIHSEVETFERVEILKGLRAGEFDVLIGINLLREGIDLPEVTFIAILDADKIGFLRSATSLIQIIGRAARNAEGKVVMYADRMSDAMKEAVDETKYRRSVQQAYNLEHNITPQTIKKAVEDILVRQESDAKEEVEIELSVLKKSANLFVPAERRKLLKALRRQMEEYADNMEYEKAAEVRDSIRDIEAQYGK is encoded by the coding sequence ATGCGGAAATTCCGTGTTGAAGCTCCTTACGAACCTTCCGGCGACCAGCCTCAAGCTATTCAAAAGTTGGCCGAAGGTTTTTTACGCGGAGAGCGCTATCAAACATTAAAAGGCGTTACCGGAAGCGGAAAAACTTTTACGATGGCAAAGATAATCGAAAAAGTCCAGCGCCCTACGTTGATAATCAGTCACAATAAAACGCTTTCGGCACAGCTTTACCGTGAATTCAAAGGTTTTTTCCCCGACAACGCCGTAGAATATTTCGTTTCATATTACGACTATTATCAGCCGGAAGCCTATGTTCCCGCGAGGGATCTGTATATTGAAAAAGATGCGGCGATAAACGACGAAATCGACCGTTTAAGACTTTCCGCCACATACAGCCTCATGGAACGGCGCGACGTAATCGTAGTCGCCACAGTTTCTTGCATATACGGTCTGGGAATGCCGGATCTTTACAAGGAAATGCGTATTCACATCGAAAAGGGACAAACTCTCGATATCCACAATTTTGCGCGTGAACTGATCTCGCTTCAATATTCAAGAAACGACGCCGTCTTGGAGCGCGGCAACTTCAGGATCCGCGGAGACGTAATAGAAGTTTATCCTGCGTACATGGAAACCGACGAAGCATACAGGATAGAATTGGATTGGGAACAGGTCGCAAAGATCTCGCGCTTTAATGCAATATCGGGACAAACAAGAGAAAATTTGGACGAAACGGTTTTTTATCCGGCAAAACACTTTGTAGTTCCTCATGAAATGCTTTTAAAAGCCACCGAAAGAATACGGGAAGAAATGGAAGAATCCGTGGAGCGCTTTAAAATACAGGGAAAGCTGCTCGAAGCCGAGCGGCTCAAAACCCGCACCACGTATGATATAGAAATGATGAAAGAAATGGGCTACTGCCCGGGCATAGAAAACTATTCGGCGCCTATAGCGGACCGCAAAAAAGGGCAGCCGCCGGCCACGCTGCTCCATTATTTTCCGGATGATTTTTTATGCATCATCGACGAAGCCCATGTTTCTGTACCGCAGCTGGGGGCAATGTACGAAGGAGACAGAAGCCGAAAGCAAAACCTCATAGATTTCGGTTTTAGACTGCCGAGCGCGCTTGACAACCGTCCGCTTAAATTCGAGGAATTCAGTAAAAAACTCAATCAAGTGATCTACGTTACGGCAACTCCGCGGAAGCAGGAAATAGAACAAAGCTCTCAAGTCGTGCAGCAGCTCATACGTCCTACCGGCCTTCTCGATCCTGAAATAGACGTCCGCCCCAGCGAAGGACAAATGGAAGATATTTACAGAGAAATAAAACTCAGGATTGCAAAAAAAGAGCGCTCCCTTGTTTTAACGCTCACAAAAAAGATGGCGGAAGATTTGACGGATTATCTTACCGGATTGGGGCTTAAAGTAAAATACATACACAGCGAGGTAGAAACCTTTGAGCGTGTTGAAATCTTAAAAGGACTGCGCGCCGGGGAATTTGACGTTCTCATAGGAATAAACCTCTTGCGCGAAGGTATAGACTTGCCTGAAGTTACCTTCATAGCTATTCTCGATGCGGACAAGATCGGCTTTTTACGAAGCGCCACAAGCCTTATACAGATAATAGGACGCGCTGCGCGCAATGCCGAAGGCAAGGTAGTCATGTATGCCGACAGGATGAGCGACGCCATGAAGGAAGCCGTCGACGAGACCAAATACCGCCGCTCCGTTCAGCAAGCCTACAATTTGGAGCACAACATTACGCCCCAGACGATAAAAAAGGCCGTAGAAGACATCCTTGTAAGGCAAGAAAGCGATGCAAAAGAGGAAGTTGAAATAGAACTTTCCGTGTTAAAAAAATCCGCAAATCTTTTTGTACCGGCCGAACGCAGAAAACTTTTAAAGGCTCTCCGCAGGCAGATGGAAGAATACGCAGACAATATGGAATATGAAAAGGCGGCGGAAGTGAGAGACAGCATAAGAGACATAGAAGCGCAATACGGAAAATAA
- a CDS encoding RNA polymerase sigma factor, with protein sequence MTENQKETVGSLNASHPGDFKTIYDGTMQILYKVSYRIVNDEEAAEDLAHDSLIKANEKGLVFPSINDAKYWLIRVVKNASLNYIKRKQREKKAYEKALYEDRRTTPSGETDLLKAETMNTAREALNKLPKHLKEVLVLHEYAGLNYKEIGKVLGITEGNVKVRVFRAREKLLTFLEEDNVYLS encoded by the coding sequence ATGACGGAAAATCAAAAAGAAACGGTCGGCTCGTTAAACGCATCTCATCCGGGTGATTTTAAAACAATCTATGACGGTACAATGCAGATCCTGTATAAGGTTTCGTACCGTATAGTAAACGACGAAGAAGCCGCCGAAGACTTGGCGCACGACTCGCTTATAAAGGCCAATGAAAAAGGGCTCGTTTTTCCGTCCATAAACGATGCAAAATATTGGCTCATACGGGTAGTAAAAAATGCATCTCTCAACTATATAAAGCGCAAGCAAAGGGAAAAAAAGGCTTACGAAAAGGCTTTATACGAAGACCGCCGCACAACGCCTTCAGGCGAAACGGACTTGCTTAAAGCCGAAACCATGAATACGGCGCGGGAAGCTCTAAATAAACTTCCCAAGCATTTAAAAGAAGTACTTGTACTGCATGAATATGCAGGCTTAAATTATAAAGAAATCGGCAAGGTGCTCGGTATTACGGAAGGAAACGTAAAAGTCCGCGTATTCCGCGCCCGCGAAAAATTGCTCACATTTCTGGAGGAAGACAATGTTTACTTGTCCTGA
- a CDS encoding anti-sigma factor family protein: MFTCPEKDIHSIYLDNELPPAYVKEYMEHIQSCEKCRKVFERMKNLRDLFQKDSASLYLDETLKRQSYEKLKSRLAFHKTVSYADKKSIFKFAPVKPMLTAAAAAAVLAVTIPLRTQKNASFHSESELTPLVSQANPSPISENNIVISGNISREALASLFQNKNPGLENTAQVSVASMQDLLPSPAGAASIPVSAAPSSFVQYDIASNAPQKQVQKMSKALAAVDIFKPEFEGQDTIRISITIPSAINIPITSDAPAKPLN, translated from the coding sequence ATGTTTACTTGTCCTGAAAAAGACATTCACTCCATATATCTTGATAACGAGCTGCCGCCCGCGTATGTAAAAGAATATATGGAACATATTCAGTCCTGTGAAAAATGCCGTAAAGTATTTGAGCGTATGAAAAATTTGAGGGATCTTTTTCAAAAAGATTCCGCTTCTTTATACCTTGACGAAACTTTAAAACGTCAAAGCTATGAAAAACTCAAGTCCCGCCTTGCCTTTCATAAAACGGTTTCCTATGCGGATAAAAAAAGTATTTTTAAATTCGCACCCGTAAAACCGATGCTCACTGCAGCCGCGGCGGCTGCAGTCCTTGCAGTTACAATTCCTTTGAGAACTCAAAAAAACGCATCCTTTCACAGTGAAAGCGAGCTCACGCCCCTAGTATCTCAAGCAAATCCTTCCCCGATATCCGAAAACAACATAGTGATAAGCGGTAATATATCGCGGGAAGCTCTTGCAAGTTTATTCCAAAATAAAAACCCGGGATTAGAAAACACCGCTCAGGTGTCCGTCGCTTCAATGCAGGATCTTCTGCCCTCGCCGGCCGGGGCGGCTTCCATACCAGTATCGGCGGCGCCGTCTTCATTTGTGCAATACGATATAGCCTCAAATGCTCCGCAAAAGCAAGTACAAAAGATGAGCAAAGCCTTGGCCGCCGTAGATATTTTTAAGCCGGAATTTGAAGGACAAGATACTATCCGAATAAGCATAACGATCCCGAGTGCGATAAATATCCCGATCACGTCGGACGCTCCGGCAAAACCTTTAAACTGA
- a CDS encoding PEGA domain-containing protein: MKPFKHITVISLLLFVVNFYCSGEPVVLEPESKSALDSELSVIVIRSNKKKVQVFLNENFMGQTPLTVKGLVAGNYIMSVSTNTKNKSEKKHVYQIEVRRGLVQNYYVELPSATDPTP, translated from the coding sequence ATGAAGCCGTTCAAACATATTACCGTTATATCGCTTCTTTTATTCGTCGTAAATTTTTACTGCAGCGGAGAACCTGTTGTCCTTGAACCGGAATCAAAATCAGCCTTAGACAGCGAACTTTCGGTTATCGTAATCCGCTCCAATAAAAAGAAGGTTCAAGTATTTTTAAATGAGAATTTTATGGGGCAAACGCCTTTAACGGTGAAAGGTCTCGTTGCCGGAAACTATATCATGTCGGTCAGCACGAATACAAAAAACAAATCGGAAAAAAAACACGTATATCAAATAGAAGTAAGGCGCGGGCTGGTACAAAACTATTATGTAGAACTGCCTTCAGCGACAGATCCTACTCCTTAG
- a CDS encoding ABC transporter ATP-binding protein, whose amino-acid sequence MIFSVENGFFSYGNATVLNNISFAIESPEILCVLGSNGVGKTTLLKCMMGIQKWNRGKTLIDGKRLEQIPTKKLWQKIAYVPQAKNSMFAYTALDMILMGRSAHLGVFAQPSAKDYEIALKSMTEVGILHLKDKLCTQISGGELQMVLIARALTTNPQLLILDEPESNLDFKNQLIILDTIKKMSAERGISAIVNTHYPAHALQIADKALILNKDGTHKFGECGSTITEDSLRKSFSVNVAITGFARDKHEYRTVVPLSIVN is encoded by the coding sequence ATGATATTTTCCGTGGAAAACGGATTTTTCAGTTACGGAAATGCGACCGTGCTAAACAATATTTCTTTTGCGATCGAAAGCCCTGAAATTCTTTGTGTGCTGGGTTCCAACGGCGTAGGGAAAACCACTTTGCTAAAATGCATGATGGGAATACAAAAGTGGAACAGGGGGAAGACACTTATCGACGGAAAAAGATTGGAACAGATTCCCACTAAAAAATTGTGGCAGAAGATCGCATATGTGCCTCAAGCTAAAAATTCGATGTTCGCGTACACCGCATTGGACATGATCCTTATGGGAAGGAGCGCCCACTTAGGCGTTTTCGCACAGCCTTCGGCAAAAGACTACGAAATCGCTCTTAAGTCGATGACGGAAGTCGGCATTTTACATTTAAAAGATAAGCTTTGCACACAGATAAGCGGCGGAGAGCTTCAGATGGTGCTTATCGCCCGCGCTCTTACGACGAATCCCCAACTGTTGATCCTTGACGAACCTGAATCCAACCTTGATTTTAAGAATCAGCTTATCATACTCGATACTATAAAAAAAATGTCTGCGGAGCGCGGCATAAGCGCTATAGTAAATACGCATTATCCCGCTCATGCTCTGCAGATTGCAGATAAGGCTCTCATTCTTAATAAAGACGGAACTCACAAATTCGGCGAATGCGGATCTACTATCACGGAAGATTCTCTTCGTAAGTCGTTTTCCGTTAATGTCGCTATTACGGGCTTTGCGAGGGACAAACATGAATACAGAACCGTAGTCCCGCTGAGCATTGTGAATTAG
- a CDS encoding S1C family serine protease, with product MKLYTRRHIILAAAFGAAVAFSFSFIAQKGESFLSKAQNSKNQDAEIHQEKQNDKKSDSIELSASHENLSDAVRVISNATSYTQDELQNIFVYEKCNEAVVNINTQVTGINWFLEPVVQEGGSGSGSIIDERGYVITNVHVIENATKIYISLSDGTQYEGSVVGQDPESDIAVLRFNPPSGTVLKTISFGDSKTLKVGQKVIAIGNPFGLERTMTTGIVSGLGRPIKNSNNTIIRDMIQTDTAINPGNSGGPLLDTTGRMIGINTIIYSSSGNSAGVGFAVPSETARRVAYELIQSGKVNRGIIQASMIQLNSSIARYANLDTAKGILVSEVAKGGNADAAGIKGGTEPVRYGTRSVIYLGGDIITSIDNISVATIADYYSVLESKRPGDTVNVTVRRNRKDMNLRIKLAEKTAN from the coding sequence ATGAAGTTATACACGCGTCGTCATATAATATTAGCGGCGGCATTCGGAGCGGCAGTTGCGTTTTCTTTTTCTTTTATAGCGCAAAAAGGCGAATCCTTTTTATCCAAAGCCCAAAACAGTAAAAACCAAGACGCTGAAATTCATCAAGAAAAACAAAACGATAAAAAAAGCGATTCCATAGAACTTTCCGCTTCTCACGAAAATCTTTCCGACGCGGTTCGAGTAATTTCAAATGCGACAAGCTATACGCAGGACGAGCTTCAAAATATTTTTGTATACGAAAAATGCAACGAGGCCGTAGTAAACATAAACACTCAAGTTACGGGAATTAACTGGTTTTTAGAACCGGTAGTACAGGAAGGCGGCTCAGGTTCAGGATCGATCATCGACGAAAGGGGCTATGTGATAACAAACGTTCATGTGATAGAAAACGCCACAAAGATTTACATTTCACTTTCCGACGGAACTCAATACGAAGGCTCTGTCGTAGGACAAGATCCTGAAAGCGATATAGCCGTCCTTCGATTTAATCCGCCGTCGGGAACAGTGCTAAAAACCATTTCGTTCGGCGACTCAAAGACTCTCAAGGTAGGTCAAAAAGTAATTGCGATAGGAAACCCGTTCGGCTTGGAAAGAACTATGACTACGGGGATAGTTTCAGGATTAGGCCGCCCTATAAAGAATTCAAACAATACGATCATTCGAGACATGATTCAAACCGACACGGCGATAAATCCCGGAAATTCGGGCGGCCCCCTGCTCGACACGACGGGACGTATGATAGGCATAAACACTATAATCTATTCGTCGTCGGGAAATTCCGCGGGCGTGGGTTTTGCAGTTCCGTCTGAAACTGCGCGGCGTGTAGCTTACGAGCTCATCCAAAGCGGCAAGGTTAACAGAGGCATAATACAGGCTTCAATGATACAGCTTAATTCTTCAATTGCGCGTTACGCGAACCTTGATACGGCAAAAGGAATCTTAGTATCGGAAGTCGCAAAAGGCGGAAACGCGGACGCGGCAGGCATAAAAGGCGGTACGGAACCTGTTCGTTACGGCACAAGAAGCGTAATCTACCTTGGCGGAGACATAATCACTTCAATCGACAATATAAGCGTTGCGACCATAGCCGATTATTATTCAGTGCTCGAAAGCAAACGCCCCGGCGACACCGTAAACGTCACCGTCCGCAGAAACAGAAAAGACATGAATTTACGAATAAAACTTGCGGAAAAAACCGCAAACTAG
- a CDS encoding FecCD family ABC transporter permease, with amino-acid sequence MKNRLCKNTLYTVLSVLPFVLALFCLGVGRFKLSIPETLETLSQAFTGNVTNQMAHSVIWRIRVPRIILSLLVGAGLSVSGAAFQGLFSNPLATPDTIGVASGASFGAVLGLLFDGNLVIVQIMALIFGLLTCLLTYLISRSRGKTSIIMIVLSGMIISAMCQALVSLLKYVADPQEKLPTITYWLMGSLASASYRALILGAPFILCGCMVIFFLRWRINILSLQEDEVKSMGININLMRLIVIVASSMITASCISMCGQVGWVGLLVPHISRMIGGSNNKTVIPLSIVIGASFMLVIDTFARSMTAAEIPVSILTSVIGAPIFIMLLRKTGGIKE; translated from the coding sequence ATGAAAAACAGGTTATGTAAAAATACGCTTTATACGGTTTTAAGTGTCTTGCCCTTTGTCCTGGCGTTGTTTTGCTTGGGGGTAGGACGCTTTAAGCTTTCGATCCCTGAAACGCTCGAGACTTTGTCTCAAGCGTTTACCGGAAACGTTACAAACCAAATGGCGCATTCCGTCATCTGGAGAATTCGAGTGCCTAGGATTATCCTTTCACTTCTTGTAGGCGCAGGCTTGTCGGTTTCAGGGGCGGCGTTTCAGGGGCTGTTTTCAAATCCGCTTGCTACGCCCGACACGATCGGGGTTGCAAGCGGCGCGTCGTTCGGCGCCGTGCTGGGTCTTTTATTTGACGGAAATTTGGTAATCGTTCAGATTATGGCGCTGATATTCGGACTTCTGACCTGTCTTCTTACTTATCTTATAAGCCGGTCGAGGGGAAAAACTTCGATCATTATGATCGTTTTGTCGGGAATGATAATTTCCGCAATGTGCCAGGCTCTTGTGTCCTTGCTCAAATACGTTGCGGATCCTCAGGAAAAACTTCCTACGATTACATATTGGCTTATGGGAAGCCTTGCCAGCGCTTCGTACAGAGCGTTGATCCTGGGCGCACCGTTTATACTGTGCGGCTGCATGGTCATTTTTTTTCTGCGCTGGAGGATAAACATTCTTTCGCTGCAGGAAGATGAAGTAAAATCCATGGGAATAAATATCAATCTGATGCGGTTGATAGTCATCGTAGCATCTTCGATGATCACGGCTTCTTGTATTTCAATGTGCGGGCAGGTAGGATGGGTAGGACTTTTGGTTCCGCATATTTCCCGCATGATCGGGGGCAGCAACAACAAGACTGTAATTCCTTTAAGCATTGTGATCGGAGCTTCTTTTATGCTTGTGATAGATACTTTTGCGCGCAGCATGACTGCGGCGGAAATTCCGGTTTCAATTTTGACTTCCGTTATCGGAGCTCCGATCTTTATTATGCTTTTAAGAAAGACGGGAGGGATAAAAGAATGA
- the radC gene encoding RadC family protein, which produces MGLKPNIRELVLKKGFDYPSDKELIMLLLGSGTRGIPIDELSEKIASMLNTINYPDLVPELLKIKGVGTGRALALAAAIELGRRKTRHLKAVIKQPSDIIPFIKHYALEQKEHFLCITLNGAHEIIKIHVTSVGTLNKTLIHPREIFSSAIVENAAAIILSHNHPSGNPEPSSEDIESTKALLEGTKLLGITLLDHIILGGDLYYSFAEHKLLIK; this is translated from the coding sequence ATGGGATTAAAACCGAATATACGAGAACTTGTTTTAAAAAAGGGATTCGATTATCCCAGCGATAAGGAATTGATCATGCTCTTACTCGGAAGCGGCACAAGGGGCATTCCTATCGATGAGCTTTCGGAAAAAATCGCTTCCATGCTTAACACAATAAATTACCCCGACCTTGTGCCGGAACTTTTAAAGATTAAAGGCGTAGGAACGGGACGCGCGCTGGCACTTGCGGCGGCAATAGAACTCGGAAGAAGAAAGACAAGACATTTAAAAGCCGTAATAAAGCAGCCTTCAGATATTATTCCGTTTATAAAACATTACGCGCTTGAACAAAAAGAGCATTTTTTATGCATTACGTTAAACGGCGCGCATGAAATAATAAAAATACACGTAACGTCCGTAGGCACTTTGAATAAAACTCTCATACACCCGAGAGAAATTTTTTCTTCAGCCATTGTAGAAAACGCCGCGGCTATCATACTGAGCCACAATCATCCTTCCGGAAATCCCGAGCCTTCTTCAGAAGATATCGAATCAACAAAAGCCTTACTGGAAGGAACAAAGCTCTTAGGCATAACGCTTTTAGATCACATAATACTCGGCGGAGACCTTTACTACAGTTTTGCCGAACATAAATTATTGATAAAATAA
- a CDS encoding glucosaminidase domain-containing protein, which yields MKRHKLIFAVQFICLILFFSCRTTISIEGFERLPSSHKNRHFPQKEISRSIAGRGIKSAEQLTKFFMANRPDGDRKQVKRLAKYYIEEGLTEGINSDVAFVQMCLETGFLRFGNLVTADMHNYCGLGAIDAARPGERFLTEQLGVRAHIQHLHAYGTASDVRLVNPLIDNRYKWVNPRGKAFSVFELSGTWASDPRYGLKLDELLTRLSGC from the coding sequence ATGAAAAGACACAAGCTTATTTTTGCAGTACAGTTTATATGCCTCATCTTATTTTTTTCCTGCCGTACGACAATTTCCATAGAGGGCTTTGAAAGATTGCCTTCGTCGCATAAAAATCGGCATTTTCCCCAGAAAGAAATTTCCCGGTCTATTGCCGGACGCGGCATAAAATCCGCCGAACAGCTTACGAAATTCTTTATGGCCAACAGGCCCGACGGCGACCGAAAGCAGGTTAAAAGGCTTGCGAAGTATTATATTGAAGAAGGCCTTACCGAAGGCATAAATTCCGACGTCGCCTTTGTTCAGATGTGCCTTGAGACGGGTTTTTTGCGTTTCGGGAACCTTGTCACGGCCGACATGCACAATTATTGCGGGCTGGGCGCCATTGACGCTGCGCGTCCGGGGGAACGTTTTTTGACGGAACAGCTGGGAGTTCGCGCCCACATACAGCATTTGCACGCTTACGGAACCGCTTCGGACGTGCGCCTTGTAAACCCTCTCATAGATAACAGGTATAAATGGGTGAACCCCAGAGGTAAAGCTTTTAGCGTTTTTGAGCTTTCAGGGACGTGGGCTTCGGATCCGCGGTACGGTTTAAAACTCGACGAACTTCTTACGAGGCTTTCAGGCTGTTAA
- a CDS encoding transglutaminase domain-containing protein, whose protein sequence is MEPLSIFSYAFRKYPLFRTLVWLLLIMIVFGSAAVINMHFVSEPLLKSVNPSIGSPGDVLVLKGDHFGSTRNTGFVEIGGERLTASSYLSWADDEIKLVLPSNVQEGLVIVDVSGKRSNPGVFTNETTVPVTVRSDQISKIPVIIGLSHGTAATGQKISITGANFGDIRGDSCVFFKTSRSSSLPSDSNLSLNTADMLPANQDDYDYEFWSDTEISVRVPDGAISGNVTVKTPEGLSRPQPITIANRGKKTFSNGKTYLVQVSADIANVKATSNSSLTLHIPRPNILSSQPAVEMTECNPQPLLDNYRNTVIHQVEFKELKDNKKQFTQNFMVQVYEISCEINKDQVRPFSDKERPLYAGNIKANPYVPSDSDAVKELGLYVVKKESNPYVQARLVYDYLIENFTLSDVASSKDFALETILQQKQADAYDLTVLFTAMLRSLGVPAKMMSGILVDARLKTQNHWWSEFYIENFGWVPVDPGLGAGMGYEAFHPVENKKEYYFGNLDSQHIVFSTGWEILKPYMVNNKIVYRPRSYALQNIWEEASAGTDSYSSFWNVPVVLGLY, encoded by the coding sequence GTGGAACCGCTAAGTATATTTTCATACGCATTCAGAAAATATCCTCTTTTTCGTACCTTGGTATGGCTGCTTTTGATCATGATCGTTTTCGGTTCGGCGGCGGTCATAAACATGCATTTTGTTTCGGAACCGCTTCTTAAATCCGTAAACCCGTCGATTGGCTCACCCGGAGACGTGCTTGTTTTAAAAGGCGACCACTTCGGCTCGACGCGGAACACAGGCTTTGTTGAAATAGGCGGAGAGCGTCTTACGGCAAGCAGTTATCTTTCTTGGGCGGACGACGAAATAAAACTCGTTCTTCCGTCAAACGTGCAGGAAGGTCTTGTGATTGTGGATGTTTCGGGGAAAAGATCGAACCCCGGAGTATTTACGAACGAGACTACCGTTCCTGTTACGGTACGATCGGATCAAATTTCAAAAATTCCTGTGATCATTGGACTGTCGCACGGCACGGCCGCAACGGGACAGAAAATTTCCATTACAGGTGCGAATTTCGGAGACATACGCGGCGATTCATGCGTTTTTTTTAAAACATCCAGAAGTTCGTCTTTGCCTTCCGACTCAAATCTTTCGCTGAATACAGCAGACATGCTTCCCGCAAATCAGGACGACTATGACTATGAATTTTGGAGCGATACCGAAATAAGCGTAAGGGTTCCGGACGGGGCGATCAGCGGCAACGTGACCGTAAAAACTCCGGAAGGCCTATCGCGGCCGCAGCCCATAACAATAGCAAACCGCGGAAAAAAAACTTTTTCAAACGGCAAAACATACCTCGTTCAGGTAAGCGCCGACATTGCAAACGTAAAGGCAACTTCAAACAGCTCTCTGACGCTGCATATTCCGCGTCCTAACATACTGTCGTCCCAACCGGCAGTTGAAATGACCGAATGCAATCCTCAGCCGCTTTTGGATAATTACCGCAACACCGTCATTCACCAAGTGGAATTCAAAGAATTAAAGGATAATAAAAAACAATTTACGCAGAATTTTATGGTACAAGTGTATGAAATTTCCTGCGAAATAAATAAGGATCAGGTCCGCCCGTTCAGCGACAAAGAGAGGCCCTTGTACGCGGGAAACATAAAAGCAAATCCGTACGTCCCCTCGGATTCGGACGCAGTAAAAGAACTGGGCCTTTACGTCGTAAAAAAAGAATCAAATCCTTACGTGCAGGCGCGCCTCGTATACGACTATCTCATAGAAAATTTTACTCTTTCAGACGTAGCCTCTTCCAAAGATTTCGCGCTTGAAACGATTCTTCAGCAAAAACAGGCGGACGCCTACGACCTTACGGTATTGTTTACGGCGATGCTGCGTTCTCTCGGCGTTCCTGCAAAAATGATGAGCGGGATTCTTGTAGACGCACGGCTGAAAACGCAGAACCATTGGTGGAGCGAATTTTATATTGAAAACTTCGGGTGGGTTCCGGTAGATCCCGGTTTGGGAGCGGGAATGGGATATGAAGCATTCCATCCCGTTGAAAACAAAAAAGAATATTACTTCGGAAACCTCGACTCGCAGCATATCGTTTTTTCTACCGGCTGGGAAATACTTAAACCCTATATGGTAAATAATAAGATAGTTTATCGTCCCCGATCATATGCGCTGCAAAATATTTGGGAAGAAGCCAGCGCCGGGACGGACAGTTACAGCTCTTTTTGGAACGTTCCCGTAGTTTTAGGCCTTTATTAA